The Polluticoccus soli sequence GGATATTTTCATACGATATATGTACACTCCGGACGGCAACATTACGCCGCTATCTGAATGACCATCCCAGGTTATTTCGTTGGCATGACTACCTGTTGGAGTAAAGTTTTGCCTAAGCGTTTTAACCAAAGTACCATCACTTGTATAAATAGTTAATTCCGCATTCAACATTTCATCGGGGTGGTTATGCTCAAACCTGAAATGCGTCACATCCCTGAACGGATTAGGATAATTGATAAGATTTTGAACTTTCACGATCTTGCCATCCGCTACTTCAAAATCAACATACCCTTCTCCAGAATTATTGTTCACGTCCCAGGCTTTTACTGTAATGCGATGCAAGCCGTCGCTCAATCCACTTAGCGGAAAATTGACATAACCACGTTTGTAAGTATTAGGTGCGGTCTCATAATAATCGTTCATCACCATAGGATTTGCGATATCGCCATCCAGCACTGCTGTAAGGTCGTGACCTACACTGTTGCCTGATACGTTAATACCAGTCTCGTCCTCGAGGATTACATACAGCAGCGTATTCGGCCCTGTCAATCCGCCATTCCGGAATAAGCTATCGCCTATGTACGGCTTTACGATTGGTGCATTGAATTCAATTACAGGATTGTCTGAAAATCCACCAACTGTGAAGCTTGTGTCTGATCCCGCACCATCAGTTTTGCCATTTTCTGCATAAAAGCTCATTTTACCCCTGCCATATTCATAGTTAATGTCCTTCGGAGCAATAAATGCGATGGAAAAACGTCCGTTAGTTACAGTTGCCTTTCCCTTGTAGATAATATTGTTTCGAACATGAAACTTTTTTTCTCCATACTGTGTGGTCACCGACACTGTTCTTGGCTTATCGAAGAAAGTAAGCGACAGGCGGCCATTAAAGCCTTCAAGAACACTGCCGTTCACGTCTGCAACGTTCCCTTTGATAACATAAGACCCAAGCGCTCCTATAGAGTCCACCGGCTGCATGGTTACTCCATCCAATACTGATTCTGTATTGATAAAGTATTGAGGGAAGTTAGGCTCAAGCGCAGGGTCTCCTAACAACGCAAATTTTCGAAAGTTGATGGTGATGTCACTGGTAGTAGCGCTATTGCCATAGACAACGTTCTTACCTATGCGAAACGCATCGCCAAATGTATTCCACCGGCCGTTGATATGCTGGAACTGGGCATCCAGGAACTCTCTATTGATGATCAGGTTGGCATAAGCATACACCAGCTGAGTTGTTACCACCATGGCAATAACGCCACCGTCGTTTTTCAACACCAAACGTTCGCCTGCTGACACATAATCCGGATGGTCGAATCGTCCGAAATCGCACGTTGCGGTCACCATGAACGGAAGTTTATCAATGTTCTTCCATTTATTGTAGTCGTCTTGCGTTAATATCCGTTCGTGGGACAGAACCTGGGTATTACCATGACCACTATAGTTCAGTAATAGTGTCCCCTTAAATACCTGGTCGTTGATAGCTTTATTCGCATTAGGTGCCCTTTTCCCACCTGGAGTGGAGATCATAGGTATGGCATTCTGGTACACCTTAGTATGATTGTAAATGTCACTATTGCTAACAATAATGGTATCCATGATCTCCTCATGGGTCATATGCGCACCTGCGTTATCCTCATCATCTGCAATAAGCGTGGTTGATAGTCGCCAGGGACCTAATGAAGCTGCGCTTTTATAATTGACGATCTTATTAACGACAGTATTTGCTTCCTCAGGCGTTTTCACTGGCAGCCTGCCTACACCGACATCCAGGGTATTGGCAATACTTGTATTCTCAATGTTTTCGTTATCATCAAGCATCGCAAAAAAGTCATCATTCAAAAAACTATTGATAAAGTTCAACGATTGTTCCGACTCAAATGTTGGAACAAAATTGGTATTGCCGTTTATTCGATTCTTATAATCGAACGATGCGTCGCCCATCAGCAGTAAATAACGAGGCATCTGGCTGGAATCACTTCCAGCGCGATCATAAAAATAACGTGCAAAATCACGGATACCAGAAATATCCTGGCCACCAGATGAGAATTCATTATACACCTGTTGTGTACTAGCCACCAGCACTTTCATGCCGCTACGCTGGCGGTGAAAATCTGCCAGTTGATTTGCAGCACCAACAAAATCAGGATACGCTACGATAATATAATCCACAGCGTCATTGCCCACCAGGTTTTGATTAGGTACGCTGCCAACGTATTCAGGCTGCGGCAAATTGCTGCTCTTCATTGCCGCAAATTCGTGGAGCACATTGGCGGTTTGATTAAATGCAAAAGTGCTGCCAGTCAATGTTCCATTCATCCGAACTGGATTATGTGGGTCTGTTACGTCCCACACTTGAGTACCTGCGACAGCATTACTGATCTGGTACCCGACAACATTGCCGGCTTTTACGGAATTCCAGTCGCGGAAGCTGAATTCTTCTTTATCAAAATAAAGTGCACGCTTGGTGTTCACCTCAACATAGTCAAGATAACCGGTACAGTTGCTGGCGCCTGGTTGGTAGGTGAATTTTAATTTGGGCTTACTATTTGAATATGGGCCCACCCAGTTTACATCCACTACATCCACAGGCCTGTCATCATCAGTACGGAAAGAGGCACCTAACTGCGCCTGGGGCAGTGGTTGATTGTCAAGAAATATATTGAAAATATTGAGAGAGGCCGGACAGCGTGATGCCACCTGTATATTGAATGAGGCCTCAACTACCGGACCGATCTCCATTTCAATTTCCCGGGTGCTTTGCTTTCCTCCGTCGGTACCGAAGTCTTCGCCATACCACGACTTGCCGAATTTACCAGGATTGAACAGATCATTTTCATACAACGCATATCCGTTGGCGGTGCTCGTTGTAACATTAGCCTGCAGCGACTCCTGCTGACCTGAAACCCGTTTTCCGGGTCCAATATCAAAATTGATAAAATAGTAGCCCTTATCCTCGTATAGGTTTTTTACATGACGGAAACTGCCTTTCGAGCTGTCTATATCCCAACCCGTAGGTCCCATTGCATAAAATACAAAGTAATCTCCAGGTCCGAAACTACCATCACCACCGTCGTTTACCCAGATAGCAGCCTCCTCTATTGTCGTTTTACGCTGCACTGCATTGTTTTCCGACAACATTCTTCCTCCATTTCCAAACACCCTGATATTTGCGGGATTGATCGACGAGGCGCTGACCCCAAGTTTTTGTGTTACGAACTCATAATCGATCTTGAAAAGCCCTGTGTTGCTCACCGCAACTTTATACCAACTACCACTCGCCAATACCGAAGGCAATGCAGTTGTCTTAGCAGCAACCGGAGGCGGCTCGGTCGCCTTGTTTTCCGATACCTCGACTGTTACCGCACTTAGCTGTTTAACAACCCCGTTTTCGTAGGCAAAAGCAGGTATGCGAACGAGGGCAAAAGGACGCTTACGATCCTTACCAAGTATAATATCGAAATTATCGGCATTGCCGGGCAACGCTTCCTCGGGCAAGGGAACGCCCGTTTTGTAGGAGACTCCGGTCAGCCGCACTTTAGGCACCGCGTAGTTTTGCAGCCAAACCTTCTTTACAACATATCCATTCGTAATATCTTTATGCGAAACTTGATAGGTATTGTTAAAATCGGCGAAAACCGGAAGGTTTGCCAGTAGAAGCGATAAGCCAATAGTAAGTTTCTTCATTTTTCTGATTATATTGCAGTACACTGCACGTTTTCAAAGTTAAGTTAATCGGCTGATTCTATTGCCGGGCCCGGTAAGTGAATCATCATTAGAACGTAAAACTTAGCATATTATTACGATAATGGCCTGCGGCATAGGAAACTGATATTTTTTTTTGCTGCAAGTTTGAAAGCTTGACATTTTGAAAAGAATGCTCTATCATTGTAATCACTTTATCAATTGTTCAAACCAATTTGTAGA is a genomic window containing:
- the porU gene encoding type IX secretion system sortase PorU, encoding MKKLTIGLSLLLANLPVFADFNNTYQVSHKDITNGYVVKKVWLQNYAVPKVRLTGVSYKTGVPLPEEALPGNADNFDIILGKDRKRPFALVRIPAFAYENGVVKQLSAVTVEVSENKATEPPPVAAKTTALPSVLASGSWYKVAVSNTGLFKIDYEFVTQKLGVSASSINPANIRVFGNGGRMLSENNAVQRKTTIEEAAIWVNDGGDGSFGPGDYFVFYAMGPTGWDIDSSKGSFRHVKNLYEDKGYYFINFDIGPGKRVSGQQESLQANVTTSTANGYALYENDLFNPGKFGKSWYGEDFGTDGGKQSTREIEMEIGPVVEASFNIQVASRCPASLNIFNIFLDNQPLPQAQLGASFRTDDDRPVDVVDVNWVGPYSNSKPKLKFTYQPGASNCTGYLDYVEVNTKRALYFDKEEFSFRDWNSVKAGNVVGYQISNAVAGTQVWDVTDPHNPVRMNGTLTGSTFAFNQTANVLHEFAAMKSSNLPQPEYVGSVPNQNLVGNDAVDYIIVAYPDFVGAANQLADFHRQRSGMKVLVASTQQVYNEFSSGGQDISGIRDFARYFYDRAGSDSSQMPRYLLLMGDASFDYKNRINGNTNFVPTFESEQSLNFINSFLNDDFFAMLDDNENIENTSIANTLDVGVGRLPVKTPEEANTVVNKIVNYKSAASLGPWRLSTTLIADDEDNAGAHMTHEEIMDTIIVSNSDIYNHTKVYQNAIPMISTPGGKRAPNANKAINDQVFKGTLLLNYSGHGNTQVLSHERILTQDDYNKWKNIDKLPFMVTATCDFGRFDHPDYVSAGERLVLKNDGGVIAMVVTTQLVYAYANLIINREFLDAQFQHINGRWNTFGDAFRIGKNVVYGNSATTSDITINFRKFALLGDPALEPNFPQYFINTESVLDGVTMQPVDSIGALGSYVIKGNVADVNGSVLEGFNGRLSLTFFDKPRTVSVTTQYGEKKFHVRNNIIYKGKATVTNGRFSIAFIAPKDINYEYGRGKMSFYAENGKTDGAGSDTSFTVGGFSDNPVIEFNAPIVKPYIGDSLFRNGGLTGPNTLLYVILEDETGINVSGNSVGHDLTAVLDGDIANPMVMNDYYETAPNTYKRGYVNFPLSGLSDGLHRITVKAWDVNNNSGEGYVDFEVADGKIVKVQNLINYPNPFRDVTHFRFEHNHPDEMLNAELTIYTSDGTLVKTLRQNFTPTGSHANEITWDGHSDSGVMLPSGVYIYRMKISTAQSVETTAYQKLVIVR